The Sulfuricystis thermophila genome segment GGCGATGCTACCATAGGGCGCATCGGCTTCTTCTCGGGTTTCCGATGCAACTCGTGCTGATCAGCGGTCTGTCGGGTTCGGGCAAGACCATCGCGTTGAACGTCCTCGAAGACGCGGGCTATTTCTGCGTCGACAATCTGCCGGCGGCGTTGCTCTCGGGACTGGCCGGCCATCTGCTGCGTGAGGGTCACGCGCGTGTCGCGGTGGCGATCGACATGCGCGGTGGCAGCGGCATCGCGGCCTTGCCCGCGCAATTGAAGCAGCTCGCGGCGCATCACATCGATGTGCGCTTCCTATTTCTCGACGCGCGCGACGAGGTGCTGATCCAGCGTTTTTCCGAGACCCGCCGCCGCCATCCGCTCGCCAGCGGCGACAAGACGCTCGCCGAGGCGATCGCCGAGGAGCGCGCCGCGTTGGAAACCCTGAAAAGCCTTGGCCACCGCATCGACACCAGCCATCTGCGGCCCAATGCCCTGCGGGCGATGGTCAAGGATTTCATCGACCTGCAAGGCGGTGGCACAGGGCTGATCCTGCTGTTCCAGTCCTTCGGTTTCAAGCATGGTCTGCCGCTCGATGCCGATCTGGTGTTCGACGTGCGCTGCCTGCCCAATCCGCACTACGACCCGCTGTTGCGACCGCTCACCGGCCGCGATGCCGCGGTGATCGAGTTCCTCGAATCCCAACCCGAAGTGATGCAGATGCTCGCCGACATCCGGCAGTTCCTGGAAACCTGGCTGCCGGCCTACATTCGCGACAACCGCGCCTATCTCACCGTCGCCTTGGGCTGCACCGGCGGCCAGCACCGCTCGGTTTGGTTCGCCGAACGACTGGCGGAACACTTCAAGGACAAGGCGCGCGTGCTGGTGCGCCACCGTTCCCTCGTCGAATGAAACACTGGCTGGCGCTGATGCGGGCCGGTGACTGGCTCACCGTGGTCTTGGCCGCGTCGCTCGTCATATCGGCCTTTGCGCTGTCGTGGACCGGCGGTCGCCCCGAGCGTGCCGTGGTGCGCGTCGAAGGCAAGGTGGTGGCCGAATTTCCGCTCGACGCGCCGCGGCGCTTCGCGGCACGCGGGCCGTTGGGCGAGACGGTGATCGAGATCGCGCCCGGACGTGCGCGCGTGCTCTCCGACCCGGGCCCACGGCAGTACTGCGTGCAGCAGGGCTGGCTCACCCGCCCCAATGCGATCGCCATCTGCGCGCCGAACCATGTGAGTCTTTCCCTTTCCGGGCGCGAACCGGGTCATGACAGCCTCAACTATTGAGCTGAAAGTCACCGAGACCGACCGCCGCATCGCCCGCTATGCGGCGGCGGCGATCGCGCTCGCCGTCGCCGAGGGGGCGCTGCCCTCGCCCTTGCCCGGCATCAAGCCGGGACTCGCCAACATCGTCGTGCTGATCGTCTTGTGGCGTCATGGCTGGCGTGAAGCGGCCTGGGTATCGCTGTTGCGCGTCGTGGCCGGCAGCCTGCTGATCGGTCAGTTTCTCGCCCCCGGCTTCTTCCTCGCGCTCGCCGGGGCACTCGCCAGTCTCGCCGCGCTGGCGGGGGCCGCGCGCTTGCCGCGCCGCTGGTTCGGCGCCGTGACGGCGAGCGTGCTGGCGGCCTTCGCCCATATCGGTGGACAATTGCTGCTGGCGCGCCTGTGGCTGGTGCCGCACGATGGCGTGTTCCTGCTCGCGCCGGTTTTCGGCCTCTCGGCGCTCGTTTTCGGTATCGTGAACGGTCTGATCGCTGCGCGCCTTTTGGAAGAGCCCACATGAACAAAACCATTGCCGTCGCCTGGACCGGTGCTTCCGGCCTGCCCTATGGCCTGCGCCTCGTCGACTGCCTGCTCAAGGCCGGCTGTCATGTCTGGCTCTTTTACTCGCCGGCGGCGCAGATCGTCGCCAAACAAGAATGCGACCTCGTGCTGCCCGTGCAGCCGCGCGAAGCGCAACGAGAGCTTGCCCAACGCTTCGGCGATGGTGAGGGGTTGCTCACGGTATTCGGCCGCGAGGACTGGATGGCGCCGCCGGCTTCCGGTTCGAACCCGCCCGACGCCTATGTCATCTGCCCCTGCACCATGGGCACACTCGCCGAAGTGGCGGCCGGTGTGGCCAAAGACCTCATCACGCGTGCCGCCGACGTGGTGCTCAAAGAGGGAAGGCCCCTGATCCTGGTGCCGCGCGAGACGCCGTTTTCAGCGCTCCACCTCGAGAACATGCTGAAGCTTGCCCGCGCCGGCGCGGTGATCC includes the following:
- the rapZ gene encoding RNase adapter RapZ; amino-acid sequence: MQLVLISGLSGSGKTIALNVLEDAGYFCVDNLPAALLSGLAGHLLREGHARVAVAIDMRGGSGIAALPAQLKQLAAHHIDVRFLFLDARDEVLIQRFSETRRRHPLASGDKTLAEAIAEERAALETLKSLGHRIDTSHLRPNALRAMVKDFIDLQGGGTGLILLFQSFGFKHGLPLDADLVFDVRCLPNPHYDPLLRPLTGRDAAVIEFLESQPEVMQMLADIRQFLETWLPAYIRDNRAYLTVALGCTGGQHRSVWFAERLAEHFKDKARVLVRHRSLVE
- a CDS encoding NusG domain II-containing protein, whose amino-acid sequence is MKHWLALMRAGDWLTVVLAASLVISAFALSWTGGRPERAVVRVEGKVVAEFPLDAPRRFAARGPLGETVIEIAPGRARVLSDPGPRQYCVQQGWLTRPNAIAICAPNHVSLSLSGREPGHDSLNY
- a CDS encoding Gx transporter family protein, translated to MTASTIELKVTETDRRIARYAAAAIALAVAEGALPSPLPGIKPGLANIVVLIVLWRHGWREAAWVSLLRVVAGSLLIGQFLAPGFFLALAGALASLAALAGAARLPRRWFGAVTASVLAAFAHIGGQLLLARLWLVPHDGVFLLAPVFGLSALVFGIVNGLIAARLLEEPT
- a CDS encoding flavin prenyltransferase UbiX codes for the protein MNKTIAVAWTGASGLPYGLRLVDCLLKAGCHVWLFYSPAAQIVAKQECDLVLPVQPREAQRELAQRFGDGEGLLTVFGREDWMAPPASGSNPPDAYVICPCTMGTLAEVAAGVAKDLITRAADVVLKEGRPLILVPRETPFSALHLENMLKLARAGAVILPPSPGFYHRPADIQGLVDFVVARILDRLGIAHALLPRWGAERD